The Altererythrobacter sp. ZODW24 genome window below encodes:
- a CDS encoding PilZ domain-containing protein — protein sequence MEHISEAWEGKPVPAPLNQEARHAPRFTLLLRAAKLILPAGEFLCVIRDVSATGLSIRNFHALPPGGPIKLQLQSGDSHELEKMWERDGAAGFRFGENVNLVRFLSENGSYPKRPVRLNLQLAINLALCGEASSAEIRDISQQGARITSESKLAIGQSLQLNADSLPAIRAKVRWRKENEYGLVFEDTFQFAELACLAAALQLPNLV from the coding sequence ATGGAGCACATATCTGAGGCCTGGGAAGGGAAGCCTGTCCCAGCGCCGCTCAATCAAGAGGCGCGCCATGCGCCGCGCTTTACCTTGCTATTGCGCGCTGCGAAGTTGATCCTCCCCGCAGGTGAGTTTCTTTGTGTCATCCGTGATGTGTCGGCGACGGGCCTGTCGATCCGCAATTTTCACGCGCTACCGCCGGGCGGCCCGATCAAGTTGCAATTGCAAAGCGGCGATAGTCACGAGCTGGAGAAGATGTGGGAGCGCGATGGAGCGGCTGGATTTCGGTTCGGCGAGAACGTCAACCTTGTCCGTTTCTTGAGTGAGAATGGTAGCTATCCAAAGCGCCCGGTCAGGCTGAACCTCCAACTCGCGATAAACCTCGCGCTTTGCGGTGAGGCCTCAAGCGCCGAAATCCGTGACATTTCACAGCAGGGTGCCCGGATCACGAGCGAGAGCAAGCTTGCGATTGGTCAATCGCTGCAACTGAATGCAGACAGTTTGCCAGCCATTCGCGCGAAGGTGCGTTGGCGCAAAGAGAACGAATATGGGCTGGTATTTGAAGATACTTTCCAGTTTGCCGAGCTCGCCTGTCTGGCTGCCGCGTTGCAATTGCCAAACCTTGTCTAG